One genomic segment of Thermostichus vulcanus str. 'Rupite' includes these proteins:
- a CDS encoding ribonuclease HII: protein MGEQVQPSLVQEGSLWQQGIHSVAGVDEVGRGSLAGPVVAAAVILPVEMDPAELEGVKDSKQLRPQQRTRLAEQIRQVALAVGIGSASAAEIDQLNIRQATVLAMQRALAEVGEVEHILLDGLPLAELGSQQTALVKGDQISLSIAAASIVAKVWRDTLMQDWDRQYPGYGWRTNVGYGTRAHRRALQELGLTPQHRRSFVHLADPKAN, encoded by the coding sequence ATGGGAGAGCAGGTGCAGCCCAGTTTGGTTCAGGAGGGATCCCTTTGGCAGCAAGGGATCCACTCGGTCGCGGGGGTCGATGAAGTGGGGCGGGGATCCCTGGCGGGGCCGGTGGTGGCAGCAGCGGTGATTTTACCCGTGGAGATGGATCCTGCGGAGCTAGAGGGGGTGAAGGATTCCAAACAACTGCGCCCGCAGCAACGAACTCGATTGGCGGAGCAGATTCGACAGGTAGCCCTAGCCGTAGGGATCGGCAGTGCCTCCGCAGCTGAGATTGACCAACTCAACATTCGGCAGGCAACGGTGCTGGCCATGCAACGGGCTTTGGCTGAGGTGGGTGAGGTGGAGCACATTTTGCTGGATGGATTACCGCTAGCCGAATTGGGATCCCAGCAAACAGCCCTGGTGAAAGGGGATCAAATCAGCCTCTCCATTGCTGCTGCGTCGATTGTGGCCAAAGTCTGGCGGGATACCCTGATGCAGGACTGGGATCGACAGTACCCCGGCTATGGTTGGCGAACCAACGTTGGCTATGGAACGCGAGCGCATCGACGAGCCTTGCAAGAGCTGGGACTGACTCCACAGCACCGGCGCAGCTTTGTCCACTTGGCAGACCCGAAAGCAAATTGA
- the msrP gene encoding protein-methionine-sulfoxide reductase catalytic subunit MsrP, translating into MFGIRVPHPWQQETPVTPEEIFLNRRRFLTQLGSAGAGASFSIFGFGGREAAPSVERDLSGIPLNPAFSDPERPLTEEIVAARHNNFYEFGSGKRIWRGAQAVPTDPWTVEITGLVRQPQKLGLEDLFGFPLEERIYRFRCVEAWAMVVPWLGFPMRLLLEQVDPLPEAKFVRFTSFYDRDIMYGPIWPPNLPWPYTEGLRIEEMANPLAFFALGIYGKPLPKQHGAPIRMVLPWKYGFKGGKSIVKIEFLAEQPATFWNTLAPDEYGFEANVDPTVPHPRWSQAQETLIGFGSRSHWQTVPTLPYNGYGEYVAHLYG; encoded by the coding sequence ATGTTCGGGATCCGGGTTCCTCACCCCTGGCAACAAGAAACCCCTGTTACACCGGAAGAGATCTTTTTGAACCGGCGGCGATTTCTAACCCAACTGGGATCCGCAGGGGCAGGAGCCAGTTTCTCCATTTTTGGGTTTGGCGGCAGGGAGGCAGCTCCTTCTGTGGAACGGGACTTGAGTGGGATCCCACTCAACCCTGCTTTTTCAGATCCAGAGCGACCTCTGACCGAAGAGATTGTTGCGGCCCGTCATAACAACTTTTATGAGTTTGGATCCGGCAAACGCATTTGGCGAGGGGCACAGGCTGTGCCGACGGATCCCTGGACGGTGGAAATCACAGGGCTGGTGCGGCAACCGCAAAAGCTGGGGCTAGAAGATCTGTTTGGGTTCCCCCTAGAAGAACGGATTTATCGCTTTCGCTGTGTAGAAGCTTGGGCAATGGTGGTGCCTTGGTTGGGTTTCCCGATGCGTCTGCTGCTCGAACAAGTGGATCCTTTGCCCGAGGCCAAATTTGTCCGCTTCACCTCTTTTTACGACCGTGACATCATGTATGGCCCCATTTGGCCCCCCAACTTGCCTTGGCCCTATACTGAGGGGCTCCGGATTGAAGAAATGGCGAATCCGTTGGCTTTTTTTGCCCTCGGAATTTATGGCAAGCCGTTGCCCAAACAACATGGGGCTCCGATTCGCATGGTGCTCCCTTGGAAATATGGCTTTAAGGGGGGGAAATCCATTGTCAAGATTGAATTTCTGGCGGAGCAACCCGCCACCTTTTGGAACACCTTAGCCCCGGATGAATATGGATTTGAAGCCAACGTGGATCCGACGGTGCCTCATCCGCGCTGGTCCCAGGCGCAGGAAACCCTGATCGGATTTGGATCCCGTTCCCATTGGCAGACCGTGCCAACCTTGCCCTACAACGGCTATGGAGAGTATGTGGCGCATTTATATGGTTGA
- a CDS encoding DUF29 domain-containing protein, whose translation MGSSTYESDFYAWTQTQVDLLRSGKLEELDWENLVEEIESLGKAERRELEGRLRVIVIHLLKWQFQPALRSRSWQLTLQEQHIRLQAHLQDNPSLQGWIPEALRRVYPLAVIGAERETGLESFPDECPFTIEQILATDFFPT comes from the coding sequence ATGGGATCCTCTACCTACGAATCCGACTTCTACGCTTGGACGCAAACTCAAGTCGATCTCTTGCGGTCAGGCAAGTTAGAAGAATTGGACTGGGAGAACCTGGTGGAGGAAATTGAATCGTTGGGAAAAGCAGAACGGCGGGAGTTGGAAGGTCGTTTACGGGTGATCGTGATCCACCTGCTCAAGTGGCAATTTCAACCTGCTTTGCGATCCCGAAGTTGGCAACTGACCCTGCAGGAACAGCACATCCGTTTGCAAGCTCATTTGCAAGACAATCCCAGTTTGCAAGGTTGGATCCCAGAGGCCTTACGGCGGGTTTATCCTTTAGCTGTCATTGGGGCAGAGCGGGAAACCGGCTTAGAGAGTTTTCCTGATGAATGTCCGTTTACGATAGAGCAAATTTTGGCAACGGACTTTTTCCCCACCTAA
- a CDS encoding LptA/OstA family protein, protein MKLERNRCRNPLGGLLAVGLLLGAGIPAWGQNPRAISINADSQEANANTGVFTATGNVTLNFPAERLSARAQRAVYYSQEQRIELEGQVTISQGDNQLQAEKVIYRIDQGTIQAVPVAGRQVESIYVLPEPAPSP, encoded by the coding sequence ATGAAATTAGAAAGAAACCGCTGCCGGAACCCTCTGGGCGGTCTTTTGGCTGTGGGCTTGTTGTTGGGAGCTGGGATCCCGGCTTGGGGTCAAAATCCTCGTGCCATTAGCATCAACGCCGATTCTCAGGAGGCCAACGCCAATACGGGCGTGTTTACCGCCACTGGTAATGTCACCCTCAATTTTCCAGCCGAACGCCTCAGCGCTCGCGCCCAGAGAGCAGTCTACTACAGCCAGGAACAGCGGATTGAACTGGAGGGCCAGGTCACCATCAGCCAAGGGGACAATCAACTGCAAGCGGAGAAGGTGATCTACCGCATCGACCAAGGCACAATCCAAGCTGTTCCGGTGGCGGGACGGCAGGTGGAGTCCATTTACGTTTTGCCGGAACCTGCCCCCAGTCCTTAA
- the gvpJ gene encoding gas vesicle protein GvpJ, which produces MPITSQPLTTATHGSSLADVLERVLDKGIVIAGDITVSVGNVELLNVRIRLLISSVDKAKEIGINWWESDPYLNSQARELLQTNRELMQRVAYLEGQLAQVLSKGGNGTNSGATS; this is translated from the coding sequence GTGCCTATTACCTCTCAACCCTTGACCACAGCCACGCACGGCTCCTCTTTGGCCGATGTGTTGGAGCGGGTATTGGATAAGGGCATTGTGATTGCGGGAGACATTACCGTTTCCGTGGGCAATGTGGAGTTGCTGAATGTGCGGATCCGTCTGCTGATTTCCTCGGTGGATAAGGCCAAAGAAATTGGCATTAACTGGTGGGAATCGGATCCCTATCTGAATAGCCAGGCGCGGGAGCTGTTGCAAACCAACCGGGAACTGATGCAACGGGTGGCCTACCTAGAGGGCCAGTTGGCCCAAGTTCTGTCCAAAGGGGGAAATGGAACGAACTCGGGGGCCACAAGCTAA
- the gvpN gene encoding gas vesicle protein GvpN — MATVLQARPRQFVNTAYTERITRRALRYLQSGFAVHLRGPSGTGKTTLAMHLASLMGRPIMLIYGDDRFDSSDLIGGRTGFTHRRVVDNYIHSVVKTEEDLQQRWVDARLTLACREGFTLIYDEFNRSRPEANNALLSALEEKLLVMPPDSNRSEYLRVHPQFRAIFTSNPEEYTGVHKAQDALLDRMITIDMGEPDIETEKEILISRVGLSGPDALKIVHVVRAFRRKLDLTQHPSLRSCLMIGRIVKEHELAVSKNSADFRALCADVLLARAGKRQDEGSQLLNHLLDQLPG, encoded by the coding sequence ATGGCCACCGTTTTGCAGGCGCGTCCACGCCAGTTTGTCAATACTGCCTACACGGAGCGAATTACCCGCCGGGCCTTGCGTTATTTGCAATCGGGCTTTGCAGTTCACCTGCGGGGGCCTTCCGGTACGGGCAAAACCACCTTGGCCATGCATCTGGCTAGCTTGATGGGCCGCCCAATCATGTTGATCTATGGGGATGACCGTTTTGATTCCTCCGATTTGATCGGCGGACGCACCGGCTTTACCCATCGGCGGGTGGTGGATAACTACATTCATTCCGTGGTGAAAACAGAGGAGGATCTGCAGCAACGTTGGGTAGATGCCCGCCTGACTTTGGCTTGCCGAGAAGGGTTTACCCTGATTTACGACGAGTTCAATCGCTCCCGCCCTGAGGCCAACAATGCTTTGCTCAGTGCTCTAGAGGAAAAGCTGTTGGTGATGCCGCCCGATAGCAATCGGTCAGAATATCTGCGGGTGCATCCTCAGTTTCGCGCCATTTTTACCTCCAACCCGGAGGAGTATACAGGAGTCCACAAAGCCCAAGATGCGCTACTTGACCGGATGATCACCATCGATATGGGAGAGCCGGATATCGAAACCGAAAAAGAGATCCTCATTTCACGGGTGGGTCTATCCGGGCCGGATGCCCTTAAGATCGTGCATGTGGTGCGGGCCTTCCGCCGCAAGTTGGATCTGACTCAGCATCCTAGCTTGCGCAGTTGCCTGATGATTGGCCGCATTGTCAAAGAGCACGAGCTGGCCGTTAGCAAAAATAGCGCCGATTTTCGTGCCCTCTGTGCGGATGTGCTGCTGGCTCGTGCCGGTAAGCGCCAAGATGAGGGATCCCAGCTGCTCAATCATTTGCTAGATCAACTGCCTGGCTAA
- the gvpC gene encoding gas vesicle protein GvpC encodes MPELCTHIQNNIRDNIQNERKGLDNMSLQEQWATARTQRAAQNQSLLGRSRQQRLERHQALMAELSQQRQQRRQAMQQQAEQTRNHLRKLEQDRAVQRALDEYSRTETATQRAKSVAHLLSSLGQERAAQSEAIQQELQAFRANLTLDVEGLLGSYSQARQTMADATQQELQAFRANLQQQVQTLQHVAQQELAQMAQERQVRAQVLQSELAAFRVELHKQVWGNGIPISEPEPVVSATPPASEPTPLSMDMSTASDVGTASVETPETPIPSLSIPVPAPEPQPPIAAVMPAIPVIPPTPVAETEEPNRILTYVNEYVEALRAQNPDLTLLQVIGNREQVRDLLARGAVDLGVDPSEILTTLRRMVSETVAV; translated from the coding sequence AACCCAACGGGCAGCTCAAAACCAAAGTTTATTAGGTCGATCCCGACAGCAGCGCCTTGAGCGTCACCAAGCCCTGATGGCTGAGTTGAGCCAACAACGTCAACAACGGCGGCAGGCAATGCAGCAGCAAGCAGAGCAAACCCGCAACCACCTGCGCAAGCTGGAACAGGATCGGGCGGTACAGCGTGCCCTAGACGAATATTCCCGTACAGAAACAGCTACACAACGGGCCAAATCGGTGGCACACCTTCTCTCCAGTTTGGGGCAAGAACGGGCTGCTCAGTCCGAGGCCATCCAGCAAGAACTGCAGGCGTTTCGGGCCAATCTGACGTTGGATGTGGAGGGTCTACTGGGATCCTACAGTCAGGCGCGGCAAACCATGGCCGATGCCACTCAGCAAGAACTACAAGCGTTTCGGGCCAATCTTCAACAGCAGGTACAAACCCTACAACACGTGGCTCAGCAGGAACTGGCCCAGATGGCCCAGGAACGGCAGGTCAGGGCGCAAGTGCTGCAAAGTGAACTGGCGGCTTTCCGAGTTGAGCTGCATAAACAGGTGTGGGGCAACGGGATCCCCATCTCAGAACCGGAACCCGTCGTGTCTGCGACCCCCCCTGCTTCGGAACCCACCCCATTGTCTATGGATATGAGTACAGCCTCGGATGTGGGTACAGCCTCTGTTGAAACCCCTGAAACCCCGATCCCATCCCTGTCTATCCCCGTCCCTGCTCCAGAACCCCAACCGCCAATTGCTGCCGTGATGCCGGCTATTCCGGTCATTCCGCCTACTCCTGTAGCCGAGACTGAAGAGCCAAACCGCATTCTTACCTATGTGAACGAGTACGTGGAGGCTCTACGGGCACAAAACCCTGATCTGACGCTATTGCAGGTGATTGGCAATCGGGAACAGGTGCGGGATCTGCTGGCCCGAGGTGCGGTGGATCTGGGGGTGGATCCTTCGGAGATTCTGACCACGTTGCGGCGCATGGTTTCAGAAACCGTCGCAGTTTGA